One window of Colius striatus isolate bColStr4 chromosome 16, bColStr4.1.hap1, whole genome shotgun sequence genomic DNA carries:
- the CIMIP1 gene encoding ciliary microtubule inner protein 1, giving the protein MAGACNFVARDKCWKKRIENELDDARKWPHKWGFLKTPLEELIESDKKEDTRPKIQLPEHLQIRPVTPIEKYIQVLPSPPVPKTTQGFIGWRSAVPGLELERGFQIQSSKGAFFKDLKWPREPSN; this is encoded by the exons ATGGCCGGGGCCTGCAACTTCGTAGCGCGGGACAAGTGCTG gaaaaaacGCATTGAGAATGAACTAGACGATGCAAGAAAGTGGCCTCACAAATGGGGATTCTTGAAAACACCTCTTGAGGAG TTGATTGAAAGTGACAAGAAAGAAGATACAAGGCCCAAGATACAGCTTCCAGAACATCTGCAGATTCGACCTGTGACACCTATAGAAAAATACATTCAG GTATTACCATCTCCTCCAGTACCCAAGACTACGCAGGGATTTATTGGCTGGAGGTCAGCAGTTCCAGGGTTGGAACTTGAACGAGGTTTTCAAATTCAAAGCAGCAAAGGTGCCTTTTTTAAAGACCTGAAGTGGCCACGTGAGCCCTCTAACTGA